A window from Candidatus Ozemobacteraceae bacterium encodes these proteins:
- a CDS encoding SEC-C metal-binding domain-containing protein — MANSKDLSSPVRRVDLDDFGPNLKAEAERILIAKHGLPVFDGDHLVDMYSLDYAGQSETCPKCRSPLQEYISEFIYTTNTGARVALSPGGYFCKACPTAVVDTELVRKACKPGLVFGGVAGLQNRRKELVLFRRMNDGHVVHCLNEDNTVLEKILTYDEAALRTNTANGLVKPRLSFMPDPDRQAMRLKIGSAEEFEYLVQYEVCDDPFCDCMILDVYPYLKRPGVEGGGVPYFRVDIEKQQLRDRDLFMRHCPDGVAIGDSFVERCSNADWKELRRYFLAEKWIQERECSPTDSRVELGFEYLDKHEGALVPYVLLFPFAQPFTFSLDGTEWGCFDGYTPAYASPIASLQWFTKDADADESADNPHDPDCMFLVNYRDQRILANSIEGDPDLARRLLGALRKEHPGVASELDRRRKLVTSLFDTWLTKNGREPLGSENSEQPTPADETVGRNEPCPCGSGKKFKKCCGRS; from the coding sequence ATGGCAAACTCAAAAGATCTCTCGTCACCGGTTCGCCGGGTCGATCTGGATGACTTCGGCCCGAACCTGAAAGCCGAGGCCGAACGAATTCTCATCGCGAAGCACGGTCTGCCCGTTTTCGATGGGGACCATCTCGTCGACATGTATTCTTTGGACTACGCGGGGCAGAGTGAAACCTGCCCGAAATGCCGATCCCCTCTTCAGGAATATATATCAGAATTTATTTATACGACGAACACGGGAGCCCGCGTCGCCCTGTCGCCCGGGGGGTATTTCTGCAAAGCCTGCCCGACGGCCGTGGTCGATACGGAACTGGTTCGAAAGGCCTGCAAGCCAGGGCTCGTCTTCGGCGGCGTCGCCGGCCTTCAGAACAGGCGGAAGGAACTGGTCCTGTTTCGCCGCATGAACGACGGTCACGTGGTTCACTGCCTCAATGAAGACAATACGGTGCTGGAGAAGATTCTGACCTACGACGAGGCCGCCCTTCGCACGAACACGGCCAATGGCCTGGTGAAGCCGCGGCTCTCGTTCATGCCCGATCCCGACCGTCAGGCCATGCGTCTGAAGATCGGATCCGCGGAAGAATTCGAGTATCTGGTTCAATACGAGGTGTGTGACGATCCCTTCTGCGATTGCATGATCCTGGACGTGTATCCCTATTTGAAACGCCCCGGCGTGGAGGGGGGAGGAGTGCCGTATTTTCGCGTCGATATCGAGAAGCAGCAGCTTCGCGATCGCGATCTGTTCATGCGGCATTGCCCCGACGGCGTCGCAATCGGCGACTCCTTCGTGGAACGATGTTCCAATGCCGACTGGAAGGAACTCCGGCGATATTTCCTCGCCGAGAAATGGATTCAGGAACGGGAATGCTCACCGACCGACTCCCGGGTGGAGCTCGGCTTCGAATATCTGGATAAGCATGAAGGGGCCCTCGTGCCCTACGTCCTGCTGTTTCCGTTCGCTCAACCCTTCACGTTCTCGCTCGACGGGACCGAGTGGGGATGCTTCGACGGCTACACCCCCGCCTATGCCTCGCCGATCGCCTCTCTGCAGTGGTTCACCAAGGACGCGGACGCAGACGAATCGGCGGACAACCCCCACGACCCCGACTGCATGTTCCTCGTCAATTATCGGGACCAGCGGATCCTGGCCAACTCGATCGAAGGGGATCCCGACCTTGCCCGGCGCCTGCTCGGCGCTCTGCGCAAAGAGCACCCGGGAGTCGCGTCCGAGCTGGACCGGCGCAGAAAGCTTGTCACGTCGCTGTTCGATACCTGGCTGACGAAGAACGGCCGCGAGCCGCTCGGAAGCGAAAACAGCGAGCAACCGACGCCCGCCGACGAAACCGTGGGCCGAAACGAGCCCTGCCCCTGCGGCAGCGGCAAGAAGTTCAAAAAATGCTGCGGGAGGTCATAG
- the brxL gene encoding BREX system Lon protease-like protein BrxL produces the protein MDALDTKLNEAFSGKVVRKDLLHRIKKGTNIPTFVLEFLLAKFCASDDAAEVENGIAAVLETLQKNYVRPDEANKAQSLVQRNGTHKFIDKVHVVYKEKEKRHWAELENFGSRRIAIPEKFYRDNDRLLEGGIWAEVTVAHNDVEDDDYAFAIESLKPIQLSKFRFEDFCEGRLKFTRDEWLHALIRSIGLEPSKMEFRLMMHFVARFLPFVEANYNFIELGPRGTGKSYAFSEFSPYSTLVSQASTPTLFYNTARRAVGLVGFWDIVAFDEVGRVRIKDPETIDILKSYMASGRFSRGVEIVANASLAFVGNIDNAIDQVVNSTQHDLFIPLPKEFDLAVLDRFFTFLPGWEMPKNSSLLLTDKYGFITDYLSEAFHALSKQSRYDYVNRHCRFGSSIEGRDEIAVKRTVSGLLKLLHPAGEPTPAELEQYVAYALEGRRRVKEQLNKRKHDDEYARIHLSYIAQNGTEIEVWCPESKDAPATQNPVRRRLPGDGQAVPGKGGMTPDPASGKREEEKVRPARPNSMVRAANGDGEAVEDHYTIRYGDTGYSYEAVFGRYLAGVKEIRIEDPYIRAHHQIQNLVRFCETALRAGSLEKLHLVTGLDGDEDRKEAEERFGMLRDSLAAYRVAFTWEYRETMHDREVRLDNGWIIKIGRGLDYFMKPENWFMIGATDMDCRPCLETKVDIYRAPDDAKKPG, from the coding sequence ATGGACGCTCTCGACACGAAACTGAACGAAGCCTTTTCCGGCAAGGTCGTCAGGAAAGACCTTCTGCACCGCATCAAGAAGGGAACGAACATCCCGACGTTCGTTCTCGAGTTCCTGCTGGCGAAGTTCTGCGCGAGCGATGATGCGGCCGAGGTCGAGAACGGGATCGCGGCCGTGCTCGAGACGCTCCAGAAGAACTACGTGCGGCCCGACGAGGCGAACAAGGCCCAGTCGCTGGTGCAGCGCAACGGCACGCACAAGTTCATCGACAAGGTGCACGTGGTCTACAAGGAGAAGGAAAAGCGGCACTGGGCCGAGCTGGAGAATTTCGGGTCGCGGCGGATCGCGATTCCCGAGAAGTTCTACCGGGACAACGACCGGCTGCTCGAGGGCGGGATCTGGGCCGAGGTGACGGTGGCGCACAACGACGTCGAGGACGACGATTACGCGTTCGCGATCGAGAGCCTGAAGCCGATTCAGCTGTCGAAGTTCCGGTTCGAGGATTTCTGCGAGGGGCGGCTGAAGTTCACGCGGGACGAGTGGCTTCACGCGTTGATCCGGTCGATCGGGTTGGAGCCGTCGAAGATGGAGTTCCGGCTGATGATGCATTTCGTCGCGCGGTTTCTGCCGTTCGTCGAGGCGAACTACAACTTCATCGAGCTGGGGCCGCGCGGCACGGGAAAATCGTACGCGTTCAGCGAGTTCTCGCCCTACTCGACGCTGGTGAGCCAGGCGAGCACGCCGACGCTGTTCTACAACACCGCGCGGCGGGCGGTCGGCCTGGTGGGCTTCTGGGACATCGTGGCGTTCGACGAGGTCGGCCGGGTGCGGATCAAGGACCCCGAGACGATCGACATTCTGAAGAGCTACATGGCGAGCGGCCGGTTCTCGCGCGGCGTCGAGATCGTGGCGAACGCGAGCCTCGCCTTCGTGGGGAATATAGATAATGCTATTGATCAGGTCGTCAACTCGACGCAGCACGACCTGTTCATCCCGCTGCCGAAGGAGTTCGACCTGGCCGTGCTGGACCGGTTCTTCACGTTCCTGCCCGGGTGGGAGATGCCGAAGAACAGCAGTCTCCTGCTGACCGACAAATACGGTTTCATCACCGACTACCTGTCGGAGGCGTTCCATGCGCTGTCGAAGCAGAGCCGGTATGACTACGTGAACAGGCACTGCCGGTTCGGGTCGTCGATCGAGGGCCGCGACGAGATCGCGGTCAAGCGGACGGTCTCGGGGCTGCTCAAGCTGCTGCACCCAGCCGGGGAGCCGACGCCGGCCGAGCTGGAGCAGTATGTGGCCTACGCTCTCGAGGGTCGGCGGCGGGTGAAGGAGCAGCTGAACAAGCGCAAGCACGACGACGAGTATGCGCGCATCCATCTGTCGTATATCGCTCAGAATGGAACCGAGATCGAGGTCTGGTGCCCCGAGTCAAAGGACGCGCCGGCGACGCAGAACCCGGTGCGGCGGCGGTTACCGGGCGACGGGCAGGCGGTCCCGGGAAAGGGCGGCATGACACCGGATCCGGCCTCTGGAAAACGCGAAGAGGAAAAAGTCCGGCCGGCGCGGCCCAACAGCATGGTGCGGGCCGCGAACGGCGACGGTGAGGCGGTCGAAGACCATTATACGATCAGGTATGGTGACACCGGGTATTCCTACGAGGCGGTGTTCGGCCGGTATCTGGCCGGGGTGAAGGAGATCCGGATCGAGGATCCGTATATCCGGGCTCACCACCAGATCCAGAACCTCGTGCGATTCTGCGAGACGGCGCTGCGGGCTGGGTCACTCGAAAAGCTGCACCTGGTCACGGGGTTGGACGGGGACGAGGACAGGAAGGAGGCGGAGGAGCGGTTCGGGATGCTGCGCGACAGTCTCGCGGCGTACAGGGTCGCTTTCACATGGGAATACCGCGAGACGATGCACGACCGCGAAGTGCGGCTGGATAACGGCTGGATCATCAAGATCGGCCGGGGCCTCGACTACTTCATGAAGCCCGAGAACTGGTTCATGATCGGGGCGACCGATATGGATTGCCGCCCCTGTCTCGAAACGAAGGTCGACATCTACCGCGCCCCGGACGACGCGAAGAAGCCCGGCTGA